One window of Methanothermobacter thermautotrophicus genomic DNA carries:
- a CDS encoding helicase C-terminal domain-containing protein, which yields MENPLFCPDCGMMRDNCTCRGKGRLSFFRNIIKPPEKSDTLNEDLKRRYPHIPHEIIENFPFPQPRPGQLDIINDIYQAIEEGYRHVILEAGTGTGKSAIACTLAGIYQPAYILTMTKQLQDQYAREFGFPVVKGRNNFFCLNDNLESTCDMGTCQTLPSSDKFQCPYGVVRGETLLGEEAFQDSYGNSVFFKTDEHCQYWEQKAEAINSPITLMNYDYAFLELNYVGHFDRRNLMILDEAHNIEDKLMKRLEVTISNKRLSKDIKRTIPPSMLREDDPAEWVLQIEAIADHYSDLELDSMSRRRRDRIKRTIKRLSELRMSLEDEPKNWVIDADDDSVSFKPLRVHHYAHDRLFSYSEVRLFMSATILSERLFCQWLGINPGEAYFVRVDSPFPASRRPIELKIAGKMSRNRIRHTAPETIPILNRILERHKNDKGLIHTHNYRCQRFIMDNIPSSRLIDHKASNREAVLRYFEESRDPLVLVSPSMSEGVDLPYDKCRFQVIYKIPFPYLGDKQVNRRQRMDQRWYAYKTIMTLMQAYGRGMRAHDDSCYTYILDGNIEMIFRSPLYRSLLPEFFKEAIVND from the coding sequence ATGGAAAACCCACTCTTCTGTCCCGACTGTGGAATGATGAGGGATAACTGCACATGCAGGGGTAAGGGCAGACTATCATTCTTCAGGAACATCATAAAGCCTCCTGAGAAATCAGATACCCTCAACGAGGACCTAAAGAGGAGGTACCCCCACATACCCCATGAAATCATAGAGAACTTCCCATTTCCACAGCCAAGACCGGGACAGCTTGACATAATAAATGACATCTACCAGGCAATCGAGGAAGGTTACAGGCACGTTATACTTGAGGCAGGCACAGGGACAGGTAAATCAGCAATAGCCTGCACCCTTGCAGGTATCTACCAGCCAGCATACATCCTCACCATGACCAAACAGCTCCAGGACCAGTATGCTAGGGAATTCGGGTTCCCCGTCGTCAAGGGAAGGAATAACTTCTTCTGCCTCAACGACAACCTGGAATCAACCTGTGACATGGGAACATGCCAGACACTGCCCTCATCAGATAAGTTCCAGTGCCCCTACGGTGTTGTGAGGGGTGAGACACTCCTGGGGGAGGAGGCATTCCAGGACTCCTATGGTAACAGTGTATTCTTCAAGACCGATGAGCACTGCCAGTACTGGGAACAGAAGGCTGAGGCCATAAACAGTCCCATAACCCTCATGAACTATGACTACGCCTTCCTTGAACTCAACTATGTGGGCCACTTTGACAGGAGAAACCTCATGATACTGGATGAGGCCCACAACATTGAGGACAAGCTCATGAAGAGGCTCGAGGTGACCATATCAAACAAACGCCTCAGCAAGGATATCAAAAGGACAATACCCCCATCGATGCTGAGGGAGGATGACCCGGCAGAATGGGTTCTCCAGATTGAGGCAATAGCGGACCACTACAGTGACCTTGAACTGGATTCAATGTCAAGAAGGAGGAGGGACAGGATAAAGAGGACCATAAAGAGGCTCTCAGAGCTCAGGATGAGCCTGGAGGATGAACCAAAGAACTGGGTCATCGACGCCGATGATGACTCAGTCTCCTTCAAACCCCTCAGGGTACATCACTATGCACATGACAGGCTATTCTCCTACTCTGAGGTCCGCCTATTCATGAGCGCAACCATACTCAGTGAGAGGCTCTTCTGCCAGTGGTTAGGGATAAATCCGGGGGAGGCATACTTTGTAAGGGTTGACAGTCCATTCCCAGCATCCAGGAGACCCATAGAACTGAAGATCGCAGGGAAGATGTCCCGCAACAGGATAAGGCACACGGCCCCTGAGACAATACCCATCCTTAACAGGATACTTGAGAGGCATAAAAACGATAAGGGACTTATCCACACCCACAACTATCGCTGCCAGCGGTTCATAATGGATAATATACCCAGCAGTAGGCTCATTGATCATAAGGCATCCAACAGGGAGGCTGTGCTGAGGTACTTTGAGGAGTCCAGGGACCCACTGGTACTTGTAAGTCCATCCATGAGTGAGGGTGTTGATCTGCCCTATGACAAGTGCCGCTTCCAGGTGATCTACAAGATACCATTCCCCTACCTGGGTGATAAGCAGGTTAACAGGAGGCAGAGGATGGATCAGAGGTGGTACGCCTACAAGACCATAATGACCCTCATGCAGGCCTATGGGCGCGGAATGAGGGCCCATGATGACTCCTGCTACACCTACATCCTTGATGGTAACATAGAGATGATATTCAGAAGCCCCCTTTACCGTTCACTATTACCAGAATTCTTCAAGGAAGCCATAGTCAATGACTAG